In the Sediminibacter sp. Hel_I_10 genome, one interval contains:
- a CDS encoding outer membrane beta-barrel protein: MKKLMLCAAIAVFGLTNVNAQEFNVGASAGLPIGDAGDFATFSVLLDVNYLWEVSDKFEAGAAIGFSHSFGEDQSVSIGDFEVESEAQDISFLPIGAAGRFNVSESFTIGADIGYAVGINDGNDGGFYYAPKLQYGVSESLDIVAAYRGVSVEGGSFDIVSLGVEFGF, encoded by the coding sequence ATGAAAAAATTAATGTTATGTGCTGCTATTGCAGTATTTGGATTGACTAACGTCAATGCGCAAGAATTTAATGTAGGTGCTAGTGCGGGATTACCAATCGGTGATGCCGGTGATTTTGCAACTTTTAGTGTTTTACTAGATGTCAATTATTTGTGGGAGGTTTCTGATAAGTTTGAGGCTGGCGCAGCTATAGGTTTTTCTCATTCTTTTGGAGAAGATCAATCTGTTTCTATCGGAGACTTTGAAGTTGAAAGTGAGGCTCAAGATATTAGTTTTCTTCCAATAGGAGCTGCGGGAAGATTTAATGTTTCAGAGTCATTCACTATTGGCGCTGATATTGGATATGCAGTAGGAATTAACGATGGTAATGATGGGGGATTTTATTATGCTCCTAAACTGCAATATGGAGTAAGTGAATCACTAGATATTGTCGCTGCTTACAGAGGAGTAAGTGTTGAAGGTGGATCTTTTGACATTGTTTCTCTAGGAGTTGAATTTGGGTTTTAA
- the rny gene encoding ribonuclease Y, whose protein sequence is MDISTIAFIVAGLVLGIGLGYIIAKTLEKNNASKLIQSAKDEAASILKQAKSDGESLKKDKILQAKEKFIELKSEHEKVINSRDKKIADAEKRIRDKESQLSSELAKNKKNNQSLEAKNKDYDFRIEYLDKKKEEIDKAHKSQIKQLEVISSLSAEDAKSQLIESLKSEAKTDAMSYIQDTLEEAKLTAQQDARKIIINTIQRIGTEEAIDNCVSVFNIESDDVKGRIIGREGRNIRAIEAATGVEIIVDDTPEAIILSCFDSVRREVARLSLHKLVTDGRIHPARIEEIVGKTQKQIEQEIVEVGKRTVIDLGIHGLHPELIKMVGRMKYRSSYGQNLLQHSREVAKLCGVMAAELGLNPKLAKRAGLLHDIGKVPSSEADMETPHAILGMQWAEKHGEKPEVCNAIGAHHDEIEMTTLLSPIVQVCDAISGARPGARRQVLDSYIQRLKDLEDVAFGFSGVNKAYAIQAGRELRVMVESEKVSDERAATLSFEISQKIQTDMTYPGQVKVTVIRETRAVNIAK, encoded by the coding sequence ATGGATATAAGTACAATTGCATTTATTGTTGCAGGATTGGTTCTAGGCATAGGTCTAGGCTATATTATTGCCAAAACATTAGAAAAAAATAACGCTTCAAAACTCATACAGAGTGCTAAAGATGAAGCAGCTTCCATTCTAAAACAAGCCAAAAGTGATGGTGAATCGCTAAAAAAGGATAAAATATTACAAGCAAAAGAGAAATTTATTGAGTTGAAGTCTGAGCATGAGAAAGTCATTAACTCCCGAGATAAAAAAATTGCCGATGCTGAAAAGCGTATAAGAGATAAAGAGTCTCAATTATCTAGTGAATTAGCGAAAAACAAAAAGAATAATCAAAGTTTAGAAGCTAAAAATAAAGATTACGATTTCAGAATAGAATATCTAGATAAGAAAAAAGAAGAAATTGATAAAGCGCATAAAAGCCAGATTAAGCAACTTGAGGTCATTTCAAGCCTATCTGCAGAAGACGCTAAGTCGCAGTTGATAGAATCACTTAAAAGCGAGGCTAAGACCGATGCTATGAGTTACATTCAGGATACGCTGGAAGAAGCGAAATTAACCGCCCAACAAGATGCTAGAAAAATTATCATCAACACCATTCAGCGTATAGGTACCGAGGAGGCTATTGATAACTGTGTGTCTGTATTTAATATTGAATCTGATGATGTTAAGGGACGAATCATTGGTCGCGAAGGACGAAATATTCGTGCCATTGAAGCTGCTACAGGTGTCGAAATTATTGTTGATGATACGCCAGAGGCTATTATTCTGTCTTGTTTTGATTCTGTACGTCGTGAAGTTGCAAGATTGTCCCTACATAAATTAGTGACCGATGGTAGAATTCACCCAGCACGTATTGAGGAGATTGTTGGTAAAACACAAAAACAAATCGAACAAGAAATCGTAGAAGTTGGAAAACGTACGGTTATTGATCTTGGTATTCACGGGCTTCACCCAGAATTGATTAAGATGGTAGGGCGTATGAAATACCGTTCTTCTTACGGACAAAATTTACTGCAACACTCTCGTGAAGTTGCTAAACTTTGCGGCGTTATGGCTGCAGAATTAGGGCTTAACCCTAAACTAGCAAAACGTGCAGGTCTTTTACATGATATTGGTAAAGTGCCTTCTTCTGAAGCAGACATGGAAACACCTCATGCTATTTTAGGAATGCAGTGGGCTGAAAAACATGGCGAAAAGCCTGAGGTTTGTAACGCCATTGGAGCGCACCACGATGAAATTGAAATGACCACCTTGTTATCGCCAATCGTTCAGGTTTGTGATGCGATCTCAGGAGCAAGACCAGGAGCAAGACGCCAAGTATTGGATAGTTACATTCAAAGATTGAAAGATTTGGAAGATGTTGCTTTCGGTTTTAGTGGGGTTAACAAAGCTTATGCTATTCAAGCAGGACGAGAGTTGCGTGTTATGGTAGAAAGCGAAAAGGTTTCCGATGAGAGAGCGGCAACATTATCATTTGAGATTTCTCAAAAAATTCAAACAGACATGACTTATCCTGGTCAGGTTAAAGTGACCGTTATTAGAGAAACTAGAGCTGTCAACATCGCCAAATAG
- the xerA gene encoding site-specific tyrosine recombinase/integron integrase: protein MLWPQALNDYKYYLKIERGLSTNSVNNYEFDVLKLISYLERNVITSSPIKIDHEIIQGFIYEVSKSLNARSRARLISGLRSFFDYLIFEDYRETNPLDLIESPKIGRKLPDTLSIKDIDHLISAIDLTRTFNGVNIGERNRTILETLYSCGLRVSELINLKISDLFFDEGFIKVTGKGDKQRFVPINHTTQKLILIWMDIRKHMSIDAKYNDTLFLNNRGKQLTRAMIFTIIKNLAKAINLNKTISPHTFRHSFATHLLENGADLRSIQLMLGHESITTTEIYMHLDRSHLKDTLLKFHPRKDS from the coding sequence ATGCTTTGGCCACAAGCTCTAAACGATTATAAATACTATCTCAAAATCGAAAGAGGTCTGTCTACAAACTCTGTGAACAATTATGAGTTTGATGTTCTTAAATTGATATCGTATTTAGAAAGAAATGTCATCACTAGTTCTCCAATAAAAATTGATCACGAGATCATTCAAGGGTTTATTTATGAGGTTTCAAAATCACTTAATGCCAGATCCAGAGCTCGCTTGATCTCTGGACTCCGCAGTTTTTTTGATTATTTAATATTTGAAGATTACAGGGAGACCAATCCTTTAGATTTGATAGAGTCGCCCAAAATTGGCAGAAAGCTACCAGATACCTTGAGCATTAAGGATATTGATCATTTGATTTCTGCTATAGATTTGACACGCACCTTTAATGGCGTAAATATTGGAGAACGTAACAGAACTATTTTAGAAACACTTTACAGTTGCGGACTTAGGGTGAGCGAACTCATCAACCTTAAAATATCTGATCTTTTTTTTGACGAAGGCTTTATCAAAGTCACTGGCAAAGGCGACAAACAGCGCTTTGTCCCTATTAATCATACCACTCAAAAATTGATATTAATTTGGATGGATATTAGAAAACACATGTCTATAGATGCTAAATATAATGACACGCTTTTTCTGAACAATAGGGGTAAGCAACTCACTAGGGCTATGATTTTTACGATAATCAAGAATTTAGCAAAAGCAATTAACCTCAATAAAACGATTTCTCCTCACACCTTTAGACATTCTTTTGCGACGCACTTATTAGAAAACGGCGCCGACCTTAGATCCATTCAACTCATGCTGGGTCACGAGAGCATTACCACTACCGAAATTTATATGCATTTAGACAGGTCGCATTTAAAAGATACACTTCTTAAATTTCATCCTAGAAAAGACAGCTGA
- a CDS encoding cell division protein ZapA, which yields MADPLKIKLSIANRVYPLTIAPSQEEGLRSAAKKIEAMIGQFEQNYSVRDKQDVLAMCALQFASQVEQKTIDKANVSEEVEQKLESLNQLLHDHLTA from the coding sequence ATGGCAGATCCATTAAAAATAAAGCTATCTATAGCAAATAGGGTTTATCCATTGACGATAGCACCAAGCCAAGAAGAAGGGCTGCGAAGCGCAGCAAAAAAAATTGAGGCAATGATTGGTCAATTTGAGCAAAATTATTCTGTTCGAGATAAACAAGATGTATTGGCAATGTGCGCATTGCAATTTGCATCTCAAGTAGAACAAAAAACAATAGATAAAGCAAATGTAAGTGAAGAAGTAGAGCAAAAGTTAGAGTCTTTAAATCAGCTACTTCACGATCATTTAACCGCTTAG
- a CDS encoding TM2 domain-containing protein, protein MKRTAATVIENVEASQSSDINVASGEFYSPAAKAGDDKWVAVALLVFLWPFAAHRWYLGFS, encoded by the coding sequence GTGAAAAGAACTGCTGCAACAGTTATTGAAAATGTAGAGGCTTCTCAAAGTTCTGACATTAATGTTGCATCTGGTGAATTTTATTCTCCTGCGGCAAAAGCTGGAGACGACAAATGGGTAGCCGTTGCTCTATTGGTATTTCTTTGGCCTTTTGCAGCTCACAGATGGTATTTGGGCTTTAGTTGA
- a CDS encoding M23 family metallopeptidase: protein MKYFLLLLLCFQFHTARAQYPQDYFRSPLDIDLVLAGTFGELRSNHFHSGLDIKTQQRTGLNVYGVADGYVSRINISHYGYGKALYITHPNGYVSVYAHLDKFSPTIQKYIKDCQYQKESYEVEMFPAPTELPISKGDLVAISGNTGSSGGPHLHFEIRDNSERPINPLLFGYDVADTKAPTISSVYAYPKDRNAHVNQLKTRTELRLIPSNNGDYSVEPIEAHGDVGFGIESVDQLDYAPNKNGVSNIQTFFNGFKNFEIDFKRFSFSETKHLNRYIDYEIYKTDYDRIQKLFVQPGNSLSMFQDVQNEGYLKIEDSTDAVYRVRVQDFKGNETWLNIPIKGKAPKEILENYELMPNQYIKANENNTLEEGNISVNFYPETFYEDFHIDFSVRNDTLRLHKDVIPLMKNFSIQFDISNYADGDKNKLFIAQLHGYYQRPSYLNTKRLGNKLSAQSKTLGTFALATDDTSPKITPSNFRDGQWLSKFNELKLKISDDLSGISNYRATINGKWILMEYEYKNSTLTYNFDYQISTDTENKFKLIVTDNVGNSSTFEATFFRK from the coding sequence ATGAAATACTTTCTATTACTTCTCCTTTGTTTTCAGTTTCATACTGCCCGAGCACAGTATCCACAAGATTATTTTAGGAGTCCGTTAGATATTGATTTGGTGCTTGCCGGCACATTTGGAGAATTGCGTTCCAATCATTTTCACTCTGGATTAGATATCAAGACCCAACAGCGTACTGGCTTAAATGTTTATGGCGTTGCAGATGGCTATGTAAGTAGAATTAACATTTCGCACTATGGTTACGGAAAAGCGCTTTATATCACACATCCAAATGGCTATGTGAGCGTCTACGCGCACCTTGACAAATTTTCACCTACCATTCAAAAATACATCAAGGATTGTCAATACCAAAAGGAAAGCTACGAGGTAGAGATGTTCCCTGCTCCTACTGAGCTTCCCATTTCAAAAGGAGACTTAGTGGCTATTTCTGGAAATACCGGAAGTTCTGGCGGACCCCATTTACATTTTGAAATACGTGATAATTCAGAGCGCCCAATAAATCCACTTCTTTTTGGCTATGACGTTGCCGATACGAAAGCACCTACCATTTCTTCAGTTTATGCCTATCCAAAAGACAGAAATGCTCACGTTAATCAATTAAAAACGAGAACAGAATTACGCTTGATCCCTAGTAACAATGGCGATTATTCTGTAGAACCAATTGAAGCACATGGAGACGTTGGTTTTGGGATTGAAAGTGTAGATCAACTGGATTATGCCCCCAACAAAAATGGTGTGAGCAATATTCAAACCTTCTTTAATGGTTTTAAGAATTTTGAAATAGACTTCAAGCGTTTTAGCTTTTCAGAAACCAAACATCTCAATCGCTATATTGATTACGAAATTTATAAAACAGATTACGATCGCATCCAAAAATTGTTTGTGCAACCCGGAAACAGCTTGAGTATGTTTCAAGATGTTCAAAATGAAGGCTATCTTAAAATCGAAGATAGCACAGACGCAGTGTACCGGGTTCGTGTTCAGGATTTTAAAGGCAATGAAACTTGGTTAAACATCCCAATTAAAGGAAAAGCACCAAAAGAGATTCTCGAAAACTATGAGCTCATGCCCAATCAATACATTAAGGCGAATGAAAATAACACACTAGAAGAAGGTAATATTTCCGTAAATTTTTATCCGGAGACTTTTTACGAAGATTTCCATATTGATTTTAGTGTAAGAAATGACACCCTAAGGTTGCATAAAGACGTGATTCCTTTAATGAAAAATTTCAGTATCCAGTTTGACATTAGTAATTATGCCGATGGAGACAAAAACAAATTGTTTATTGCACAGCTTCATGGTTACTATCAAAGACCAAGTTATCTCAACACAAAACGATTGGGCAATAAATTATCGGCACAGTCAAAAACCTTGGGTACTTTCGCCTTAGCTACAGATGATACAAGCCCAAAAATAACGCCTTCAAACTTTCGTGATGGCCAATGGCTAAGTAAATTTAATGAGCTTAAACTTAAAATTAGTGACGATCTTTCTGGCATTAGTAATTACCGTGCCACCATCAACGGCAAATGGATTCTCATGGAATATGAATACAAGAACAGTACGTTGACCTATAATTTTGACTATCAAATTAGCACCGATACCGAAAACAAATTCAAACTCATCGTTACCGATAATGTAGGAAATAGTTCTACATTTGAAGCGACCTTCTTTAGAAAGTAA
- a CDS encoding porin family protein: MKTSIVLVTTVLFMSLMSQAQDVRFGAKAGVNFSKFGGDVIADGRTSFHIGALADIPISETFHVQPELLYSGEGSEDLNANFIRIIGVAKYYVLEGFSLEAGPQFGIRVSADEVVDANTKGFDFGLALGGGYELPDIGLLFGLRYHIGIANLASNETFDTNLGTFQVSIGYMFN, translated from the coding sequence ATGAAAACATCCATTGTATTAGTAACCACAGTATTATTTATGTCTTTAATGAGTCAGGCACAAGACGTTCGATTTGGAGCAAAAGCAGGAGTGAACTTCTCTAAATTTGGAGGAGATGTCATTGCTGATGGCCGAACCAGTTTCCATATTGGAGCCTTGGCTGACATTCCCATAAGTGAAACCTTCCATGTGCAACCTGAATTGCTTTATTCTGGAGAGGGTTCAGAAGACCTTAATGCTAACTTTATAAGAATTATTGGAGTTGCAAAGTATTACGTTCTAGAAGGCTTCAGTTTAGAGGCTGGTCCGCAGTTTGGTATAAGGGTTTCGGCAGATGAGGTGGTAGATGCCAATACCAAAGGCTTTGATTTTGGCTTAGCCCTAGGAGGTGGTTACGAATTGCCTGATATTGGTTTGCTTTTTGGATTAAGATATCATATTGGTATTGCCAACCTCGCAAGTAATGAAACATTTGATACAAATTTAGGGACCTTCCAAGTGAGTATTGGGTATATGTTTAACTAG
- a CDS encoding carboxypeptidase-like regulatory domain-containing protein, whose product MKQALHLFIVLFCFSFFGNAQRATIKGVILDDDQMPIANASIIAGLTGTTSNENGFYELKIPIDQDITVSFTHISHQKVEAVFNLKNGQTIEFNPVMNKQVEQIAAVVINTNTRQKVDGVTTIAPEVLRTIKGAQPGVENILKTLPGVNISNELSTQYSVRGGNFDENLVYVNDIEIYRPFLIRSGQQEGLSFVNTDLVQNVEFSAGGFQAKYGDKLSSVLDITYRTPINFGIRAEASLLGGSIAAEAVSKDSKFSGIVGLRYRDNSLFLNSLETETNVVPVFADAQTYLTYKFSDKFHLNFLGNVSLNKYNFKPQNRQTNFGTIDEPVALLVFYEGQEKDRYFTNFGAFKANYFASEDLTLKLIASTYHTTEQEYFDILAQYRLGEVNSNIGDENLGEVEFSEGIGSQFTHARNDLDAIIVNVEHKGDYNLKDDSTLEWSVKYTHEDIRDRLIEWEVIDSAGFSVRPPIFDTPNNQPYEPFEGPLVAFQNVRATNGVQIDRLQAYAQWSKRDMLGNNEVFYNAGVRAHQWNVNSDIPNENGVSSSSQIVVSPRAQFAIKPDWEKDMLFRIAGGLYYQPPFYRELRDSSGIVQPDVKAQKSVHLVVGNEYSFKLWDRPFKLVSEAYYKSLSDVNPYTLENVRIRYRARNNAKAYAYGLDLRLNGEFVPGTESWFSFGYLKTEENIDDRGYISRPTDQRLKFGILFQDYVPNIPDLKMYLNLVYNTGVPGGSPSYADVYDYQTRLRDYRRADLGVSYVLVDPNKTYTQSWKQFFKELTLGVEIYNMFDAQNTISNTWVRDVYSKRQFAIPNYLTPRVFNVRLSTRF is encoded by the coding sequence TTGAAACAAGCACTTCACCTCTTCATTGTTCTCTTTTGCTTTTCTTTCTTCGGAAATGCGCAGCGTGCCACTATTAAAGGCGTTATTTTAGACGATGACCAAATGCCAATTGCCAATGCGAGCATCATTGCTGGCTTAACAGGAACCACTTCTAACGAGAATGGGTTTTATGAGTTAAAAATCCCCATAGATCAAGACATTACCGTTAGTTTTACACATATCTCCCACCAGAAGGTTGAAGCTGTTTTCAATCTCAAAAACGGTCAAACCATTGAGTTTAATCCTGTGATGAATAAACAGGTTGAGCAAATAGCCGCCGTAGTCATCAATACCAATACCCGTCAAAAAGTGGACGGCGTTACCACCATAGCTCCAGAAGTACTTCGTACCATTAAAGGCGCACAGCCCGGGGTTGAAAACATCTTAAAAACACTTCCAGGAGTTAATATTTCCAACGAATTAAGTACCCAATATTCGGTTCGTGGCGGAAATTTTGATGAAAATTTAGTCTATGTCAATGATATCGAAATCTATCGTCCTTTCTTGATTCGGTCAGGACAACAAGAAGGATTAAGCTTTGTCAATACCGATTTGGTTCAAAATGTTGAATTTTCAGCAGGTGGATTTCAAGCCAAGTATGGTGACAAACTCTCCTCTGTTTTAGACATTACTTATAGAACGCCTATTAATTTCGGCATACGTGCAGAAGCCAGTCTCTTAGGAGGAAGTATAGCTGCAGAAGCGGTGAGTAAGGATTCAAAATTTTCAGGTATTGTAGGACTGCGTTATCGGGATAATAGCTTATTTCTAAATTCTTTAGAAACTGAAACCAATGTGGTCCCCGTTTTTGCAGATGCACAAACCTATTTGACCTACAAGTTTAGTGATAAGTTTCACTTAAATTTCCTCGGAAACGTCTCGCTCAATAAATATAATTTTAAACCTCAGAATAGACAGACCAACTTTGGCACCATTGACGAGCCTGTAGCGCTTTTAGTGTTTTATGAAGGCCAAGAGAAAGACCGCTATTTCACGAATTTTGGGGCTTTTAAAGCAAATTATTTTGCTTCTGAAGATTTGACCTTGAAGTTGATTGCTTCTACCTATCACACTACCGAACAAGAGTATTTTGACATCTTGGCCCAATACCGTCTCGGTGAAGTGAACAGCAATATAGGTGACGAGAATTTAGGAGAAGTTGAATTTTCAGAAGGTATAGGTTCTCAATTTACGCACGCCCGAAATGATTTGGATGCCATTATCGTAAACGTGGAGCACAAAGGAGATTATAATTTAAAGGATGATAGTACCTTAGAGTGGTCTGTTAAATACACGCATGAAGATATTAGAGACCGTTTGATTGAATGGGAAGTGATTGATAGTGCCGGATTTTCGGTAAGACCTCCAATCTTTGACACCCCAAACAATCAACCTTATGAGCCTTTTGAAGGTCCGCTAGTGGCGTTTCAAAATGTACGCGCTACCAACGGTGTTCAAATTGACCGCCTGCAAGCCTATGCACAATGGAGCAAGCGAGATATGTTAGGAAACAATGAAGTGTTTTACAATGCAGGTGTTAGAGCACACCAATGGAATGTCAACAGTGATATCCCAAATGAAAACGGTGTGTCTTCAAGTAGCCAAATTGTGGTGAGCCCGAGAGCTCAGTTTGCTATAAAACCAGATTGGGAAAAAGACATGCTTTTTAGAATTGCTGGTGGGTTATATTATCAACCGCCTTTCTACAGAGAACTTAGGGATTCTTCGGGCATAGTACAACCAGACGTTAAAGCTCAAAAATCGGTACATCTTGTAGTTGGCAACGAGTATAGCTTTAAGCTTTGGGATAGACCATTCAAATTAGTATCAGAGGCTTATTATAAAAGTTTATCAGATGTGAATCCTTATACTTTAGAAAATGTCAGAATTCGGTACCGTGCGAGAAATAATGCCAAAGCCTATGCTTACGGTCTTGATTTAAGACTCAATGGTGAATTTGTGCCAGGCACCGAAAGTTGGTTCAGTTTTGGTTACCTCAAAACAGAAGAAAATATTGACGATCGTGGCTACATTTCTAGGCCAACAGACCAACGCTTAAAGTTTGGGATTCTCTTTCAAGATTATGTGCCCAACATTCCAGATCTTAAAATGTATCTCAATTTAGTGTACAATACTGGAGTTCCTGGTGGTTCACCGAGTTATGCCGATGTTTATGACTATCAAACCCGACTTAGAGATTACAGACGTGCCGATTTAGGCGTCTCTTACGTCTTGGTAGATCCTAATAAAACCTATACTCAAAGTTGGAAACAGTTTTTCAAGGAGCTCACACTTGGCGTAGAGATCTATAACATGTTTGATGCTCAAAATACAATTTCAAATACTTGGGTGCGTGACGTGTATAGTAAAAGACAATTTGCAATTCCCAACTATTTGACGCCCCGGGTATTTAATGTGCGCTTGAGCACAAGGTTTTAG
- a CDS encoding pentapeptide repeat-containing protein yields the protein MKPFVMVWIALIQLSCATPNSPTKENRSMKALIKNDQPVYFENETFNERIDFTSFLDKHLISEGIYKVKVNSGITFKNCIFNKPVTAFKTIQNGSTVLASFGGNVSFINCIFKDTVNFRGSSIYGRTDFTRSTFRVEGNFEELNCHENAFFNGCIFEGPARFQNSFFNQKSNFMSVECYDAISFQNALFNSELQFGAGKFFKYADFTLIDCRGKVFFNYAEFKGKAEFSYAIFAQDFDFVNTNSHTVNFNSARFLGMVRFNKAEVKSSINLKDAYFLFETPDIDSSTQKLPYSK from the coding sequence ATGAAACCATTTGTTATGGTATGGATTGCGTTAATACAATTGTCTTGCGCAACCCCAAATTCTCCAACCAAAGAGAATAGGAGTATGAAAGCCCTTATAAAGAATGATCAGCCTGTTTATTTTGAAAATGAGACGTTTAATGAGCGTATTGATTTTACTTCATTTTTAGATAAGCATTTGATAAGTGAAGGTATTTATAAGGTAAAGGTCAATTCAGGAATCACTTTTAAAAACTGCATTTTTAATAAGCCAGTCACTGCTTTTAAAACAATACAAAACGGAAGTACTGTATTGGCTAGTTTTGGAGGAAACGTATCTTTTATAAATTGTATTTTTAAAGACACTGTCAATTTTAGGGGAAGCAGCATCTATGGAAGAACGGATTTCACGAGATCCACCTTTCGCGTAGAAGGCAACTTTGAAGAATTAAACTGCCATGAAAATGCATTTTTTAATGGCTGTATCTTTGAGGGGCCAGCGCGATTTCAAAATTCATTTTTCAATCAAAAAAGTAATTTTATGAGTGTAGAATGTTATGATGCAATTAGCTTTCAGAATGCATTGTTTAATTCTGAACTACAATTTGGTGCAGGTAAGTTTTTTAAGTATGCAGATTTCACCCTCATAGATTGTAGGGGTAAAGTGTTTTTTAATTATGCTGAATTTAAAGGTAAAGCGGAATTTAGCTATGCGATTTTTGCTCAAGATTTTGATTTTGTCAACACTAATAGTCATACAGTCAATTTTAATAGTGCTCGTTTTTTAGGAATGGTACGTTTTAATAAGGCTGAAGTGAAATCATCTATAAATTTAAAGGATGCTTATTTTCTCTTTGAAACGCCAGATATCGATAGTTCAACTCAAAAACTACCCTATTCAAAGTAA
- a CDS encoding C1 family peptidase: MKRFNYFLSVSLALQFIFCVSCDNEDANNPNEPDNPDPELEYALGWNGQDDLGAIPASTNFSFGNTNLPSSVDLVPKFPPIGDQGQYGTCVSWAVGYNIKTALNGMSNGFSTSQLASPSNQFSPKDLFTAIPDNQKGQNCSGTNFSDALSLLQDRGVATMQTVPYSTLGDCSSSNVQSNWTTEANENKIQYWRKIEASTQSIKQNLANNIPVILGAKLADNFMSWNSDVVLSSSTSYNNVGQHAYHAMVIAGYDDSKGANGAFKVINSWGDFWGDNGYVWIDYNYMINEFCTSFDGDKPLFIASDQEGGDNTPPDNTDPNVSGVDVAPWIFADYSTAQFSGIPNERAIDFNIYNIGNQAASPNSDWSIYYIYFNAFDANDYGVIYYDQFNTSIAANTYDCPTAYNCVFNLSIPSGSSFTQTAWGLESQVRSYYMPELSGYYYLVLIADAEDKFDEQDEMNNLFYTTIDPKYFENGYSSRSSQEVNISTDGASQFKFLNSEAPNFQNLKTNSHQTVVTDDFKNAYTQKEILEFIKKETKNGHIDTKINEYIQQSKDSYYGKQK, from the coding sequence ATGAAAAGATTCAATTACTTTCTGTCGGTTTCCCTCGCTTTACAATTCATTTTTTGTGTCAGTTGCGACAATGAAGACGCCAACAATCCTAATGAACCAGACAATCCCGATCCTGAATTAGAATATGCTTTAGGTTGGAACGGTCAAGATGATTTGGGTGCTATTCCTGCATCAACCAATTTTAGTTTTGGTAATACCAACTTACCTTCTTCGGTAGATCTGGTTCCTAAATTTCCTCCAATAGGAGATCAAGGTCAGTATGGAACATGTGTGTCTTGGGCAGTAGGTTATAATATTAAGACCGCTTTAAACGGAATGAGTAATGGGTTTTCCACATCACAATTAGCTTCCCCTAGTAACCAATTTAGTCCCAAAGATCTATTTACTGCAATTCCTGATAATCAAAAGGGGCAAAATTGTAGCGGTACTAATTTTTCAGATGCACTTTCTCTACTTCAGGATAGAGGGGTAGCCACGATGCAAACCGTTCCTTATAGTACGTTGGGAGATTGTTCTAGCAGTAATGTTCAATCTAATTGGACGACAGAGGCTAATGAAAATAAAATACAGTATTGGAGAAAAATAGAGGCGAGCACTCAGAGTATCAAGCAAAATTTAGCCAATAATATTCCTGTTATTCTCGGTGCTAAATTAGCAGATAATTTTATGAGCTGGAATAGTGATGTTGTTTTGTCTTCTAGTACCTCCTATAACAATGTTGGTCAACACGCCTACCACGCCATGGTTATTGCTGGATATGATGATTCAAAAGGTGCTAATGGTGCATTTAAGGTGATCAACTCATGGGGCGATTTTTGGGGAGATAACGGCTATGTTTGGATAGATTATAATTATATGATCAATGAATTTTGTACAAGCTTTGATGGCGACAAACCTCTGTTTATTGCTTCAGATCAAGAGGGTGGCGATAATACGCCACCAGATAATACAGATCCAAATGTAAGCGGTGTTGATGTAGCGCCTTGGATTTTTGCAGATTATTCTACAGCTCAGTTTAGTGGTATCCCTAATGAAAGAGCAATTGATTTTAATATTTATAATATTGGAAACCAAGCGGCGTCGCCAAATTCTGATTGGTCCATCTACTACATATATTTTAATGCATTTGATGCAAATGATTACGGAGTCATTTATTATGATCAATTTAATACGTCAATCGCTGCAAATACGTACGATTGCCCAACAGCTTATAACTGTGTTTTTAATCTCTCTATTCCTTCGGGCTCTAGTTTTACTCAAACGGCATGGGGATTGGAAAGCCAAGTAAGATCCTACTATATGCCTGAATTATCTGGATATTATTATTTGGTGTTGATTGCTGATGCTGAAGATAAATTTGACGAACAAGATGAAATGAACAATCTCTTTTATACAACAATTGATCCGAAATATTTTGAAAACGGATACAGTTCCAGATCTTCTCAAGAAGTGAATATTAGCACCGATGGCGCTAGCCAATTTAAATTTTTAAATTCCGAAGCGCCTAATTTTCAGAATTTGAAGACTAATAGTCATCAAACAGTAGTAACTGATGATTTTAAAAATGCCTATACTCAAAAGGAAATCTTAGAATTTATTAAAAAAGAAACTAAAAACGGACATATCGATACTAAAATTAACGAGTATATCCAACAGTCTAAAGATAGCTACTACGGAAAACAAAAGTAA